GGGTGCGCTTCCTCGAACTCGTTCACGACGAGATCCGCGAGCGGGTCGGCGACTTTCCGGTGATGACGAAGGTTCCGGTCGAGACGGCCGCCCCACCCTTCGTTCGGCCCCGGCTCTCGCTCGCGGCGGGGATCCGGATCGCCGAGCGCGCCGAGCGGATCGGCTTCGACGCCGTGGCCCCAGTACGAGGATCGACGTTCTGGGATCTGAGCCTGGTTCGCGGCGAGCATCCCGAACAGGCGTGGAGTGACGGGCGATTCCAGGCGGACTACGAGGCGGTGTTCGGGAGTCGAGTCAGGGCGCGCCTCGTCGCGCTCGCGAACCGCCTCCAGGCGAGGTTCTACGACTTCGAATCGGCGTGGAACGCCGACCTCTGCCGCCGGGTGCGCGAGGCGACCTCGCTGCCGGTGCTCTGTGAGGGTGGGATCCGCGGCCGTGCGGAGATGGACGCGCTCGTCGGATCGGCCTGCGATCTGGTCGGCGTCGGCCGGCCGTTCTACGCCGAACCGCGCCTGCCGGCCAGGCTGCTCGATGTCGACACGAACGCGGCGTCGGAGCCCGGCGAGGACCCCCACGCAGTCTGCGAGAACTGCAACAACTGCGCGATCCCACAGGTGACCGGCGCACGCGGCGTCTGTCGGACGCCAGCCGTCCTCGAAGCGGCTGGCGAACTCCGGCAGGCCGGGGCGTACGAGCGGTCTCGGAGCGACGAACACGATCGGTCGAACACGTCACGGACGAAGTAGCGTTCTCGACTGCTGATAGCGGAGATCCTGAGCAACGACCCACCCCAACCCCTATGTTATGTCGGACACGAGACGCGTCAATGAAGCGAGCACGGGTGGTTGGACTGGCGTTTACTGTCTTCGGGGTGGCCCAGACAGCGCTGACGCTTGCCTCAAGCGGGGTCGGCGGCGAGCCACTCCAGCTCACGCTCAACGTGCTACTCACCAGTATCGGAGTCGTGATGGCATGGCAGCCAGAGCGAGTTGACGGCAAGCGATCCACCGGATATCTCCAAGAGGAAGCGGGCACGTGGTGGCTCCTGCTCGGCGGCGGCTGTGTCGTGCTCGGCATAGCCGGACTCGCCCTTGCCGTTGGGAGCACGGTCGGTGCGTGAGTTCGGGATCGACACCCCCGACCGGGGAACGGATGGGTTGAAGTCCGACGCCCCGGAAGAGTGGGTATGAACCCGGGAGACCGCGTCCGCCTCACGCACGACGGACGGACCCACGAGGGCGTGCTGTTGCCGTCGACGACCGACGATCACGCCGTGCTCAAGCTCAACGGCGGATACAACGTCGGGATCGAGCGTGCGGGGACGACCGTCGAAGTCGTCGAGGCCGATGTCTACGACGTCGGTGACGACCGAGCGGAGGACGGCTCGACCGTCGAGTTCGACGACGACCTGCCGACCGTGGCGCTCATCTCCACGGGCGGGACCATCGCCTCGACGGTCGACTACCGGACCGGTGCGGTGACCGCGCAGTTCGACGCCGAGGACGTCCTCCGGGCGGTCCCGGACCTCGCGGGGCGGGCGAACTACCGGGGCCGTGTCGTGGCGAACATCCTCTCGGAGAACATGACTCCGGACATCTGGCAGGACCTCGCGCGCGCGGTCCACGAGGAGATCGAGGCCGGGGCGGACGGCGTGGTCGTGATGCACGGCACCGACACGATGCAGTTCTCCGCGAGCGCGCTCGCCTTCATGCTCGATACGCCCGTTCCGGTGGTCTTTACGGGGAGCCAGCGCTCGGCTGACCGCCCATCGTCGGACAACGTGATGAACGCGGTCTGTGCGGTCGAGGCTGCAAAGAGCGACTGTGCCGAGGTGCTGGTCTGTATGCACGCGAGCGAGTCCGACGATCGGTGTGCGCTCCACCGCGGGACCAGGGTCCGGAAGAATCACACCTCCCGCCGGGATGCGTTCGAGACCGTTGGAGCCGAGCCACTCGGCACGGTCGCGTACGGCGGCGATGACGATTCCGTCGACGTGAGCTTTCGACGGCAATACGCCGAGCGCGGCGCGGTCGGCCTCGACATCGCACCGGACCTCGCGACCGACGTCGAGCTGGTGAAGTTCACGCCCGGGACCAGCGAGGCAGTGCTCGATGGCGTCGAAGGGAGCGCAGGGCTCGTGATCGAGGGCACGGGACTCGGACACGTCCACACCGACTGGATCCCCCGGATCACGGAACTCGTCGAGGGCGGAACCGAGGTGGTGATGACGAGTCAGTGTCTCGGCGGCCGGGTCTGTGATCGGGTGTACGACACCGGGCGCGATCTCCTCGATGCGGGCGTGATCGAGGGCGAAGATCTGCTGCCTGGCACCGCGAAGGTCAAGCTGATGTGGGCGCTGGCGAACAGCGAGGACGTCGCCGCGACGATGGCCAGTCCGCTCGTGGGCGAACTCACCGAGCGGTCGGTGCCGCCCGAGAACCACACCATCGAGGAGGCGTGGTGACGTGGGCGCGACCGACATCACGATCCGCCAGGCGCGGCCCGACGACTACGAAGGGGTCGCCAAGTTCACCCGCGAGACGTGGGCCGACCGCGAGAGCGGCGACTACATCCCCGAGATCTACCACGAGTGGATCGCGGGCGACGGCGACCGCCAGCGAACCTTTCTCGCCGACGCGGGCGACGACGTCGCGGGGATCTGTCAAGGAGTGTGCCTCTCCGACCACGAGGCGTGGGCCCAGGGGATGCGGGTCAACCCCGACTACCGTGGCGAGGGACTGAGCACACAGCTCAACGACGCACTCTTCAGGTGGGCGCGCGAGCGCGGTGCGACCGTCGTTCGTAACATGGTGTTCTCCTGGAACGCCGCCGGCCTCGGCGGGTCGCGCGCCGTCGGCTTCGCACCGCTGTGTGAGTTCCGCTGGGCACATCCCGACCCCGATCCCGACGCCACCCTGCCGGAGCCGTACACGATCACGGCCGACGCGGACGCCGCGTGGAGTTTCTGGCGACGCTCGGACGCCCAGAGCGCACTCTCCGGGCTCGCGCTCGACGCCGACGAGTCGTGGGCGATGGCGGAACTGACCCGCGAAGGACTCCATCGCGCGGCCGACGAAACCCGGGTGTTCGCCGTCAGTCGCGAGGACGACACCACAGCGGAAGGCGGAGTCTCCACGAGCGAAGCGAGTGGAGGCTCGTCGGAACAGGGTTCCGACGGTGCCGACCGCGAGGACGACGGCACACGGGCGATGGCCCACCGGGTGCGCGACTACGAGCGCGAGACCGACGGCGGGATCGAACAGTGGGCCGAGTACGGCGTCGGTGCGTGGACCGATCTCGGGGCCGCACGCGCGCTCTTTCGCGCGATCAGCGCCGACGCAGCCGCGGTCGGTGCCGATCGCACGCGCGTGCTCGTTCCGGAGACGCCACGGCACGTCTCCGACGCGGCTGCTGCCCACGTGGCGATGGGCGAGAACCCCGATTTCGTGCTCGAAGCCGCACTCGTCTGAGCGCGCCGGCCGCGGACGCCCCCCGTGTTCACGGATCGAACAGCCACGGCTAGACCGTCGCCGACCGCCGATCCACCACCATCGCCTCGAACCGACGACGATCTGGCTACCGGCGAATTCGAATAGAGATACTTGTATTTCATGACGGTGCTCCGCCATTCTCGATGACGACGTCGTTTTTCCCGTTTCAGGACCCATTCGATCGTTCTGCATCGTTTCGTCGCATCGTCGTCCGCATCTCGCCTCTCCGTCGTTCTGTATGGAGTCTGCTCCAGCGGTCGAGCGATGATCCGTCGAAGACGCCGTTACCACGCCCTCAGTACCACTTTCTACCGTCGCTATCGGAACCGTCCGTTTCGACGGTGACTGTCCGTCCACACTAAAAAATGCAAGCACTAATATTCCGACTTTGAGGACGAAGCACGAGTCACGGCTGAGGAGACTGTCTCGCCTGGTCCGCGGCTCGCGGTTGCGGACAGCTCCTCGCCGTCGTCTCGCCTACAGTCGGAGCACGCCGTGGCGCTCCAGTTCGACGTCGGCCCCGACCGCTTCGGCGGTTCGGGTCGGCCATTCACCGGTCGTCGTGAGTGGTTCGAACCCCTCGTCGGTCACGAGCACCGTGTCCTCGCTCTTCGCGCCCTGGACCGTCGGGTTCCACGCGTAGCCCATCGGGAGCCGGACCGGCGCGTCGAGCGTCGGCGTGGCGATCCACTCGCGGCCGGCGTAGCCCGCTGCACCGCCCTGGTGGTGGGCGCGCCACTCGTCCGGGCGATCGAGGGCGGCGTACGCGCTCTGGATCCGCTCGAAGACGTCGCTCGCGACGCCGTCCTCGCGGCCGACCTCTCGTGTCGCCGCGAGCGCGCTCGTCTCGACCCGGGTCGCGGTCGCGTGGCGATCGTCGAGCCACGACAGCGGGTCGAACGCCACGGTTCGCGTACAGCTCGCGTGGAGGCCGGCGCGCCTGGCGGTCACCGACACGAGGGCATATTCGCCCAGTTCCGCGTCGGAGGGCGTGTAGTGGCGGTACTGCTGAGCGCGCTCGGCACCCCCGACGAGAACGACCAGCGCGGCGATCGACCGCTCCGCGAGCACGCCGGCGAGTCGCCCGGCGACCGCCCGTTCGGTGTCCCCGGGATCGAGGTCTCGACAGACCGACTCGACGGCCGCGGCGGTGTCGCGACCGAGCTCGCGGTAGGCCGCGACGTCCGCTTCGGTGAGCGGCTGGCGGAGGTCGCCAGCGTCGACGGATTCGAAGCCCGGAACGTCGAAGTCCGCCGCCGCGGGCGTCGGCGAGCGTTCGGCGACCGCCTCGCCGAGGTCCGCCGCGTACCAGTCGGCAGATTCGACAGCGACCCCGTCGGGCAGCTCCTCCGCACGCAGTCGCGGGGCCTCGATGTTGTCCGTCACGACCGTGAGGCCGTCGCCGTCGTACCCGACGGCTGCGACGCCGACGGCGGCCCCGTCGCTGACGACGTTGCTCCCGCCGAGGAGCCACGCGAACGTGTTCGGCCGCCCGAACCAGACCGACGCGAGATCGCGGTCGTCGAGGAGGCGATCGAGCCGACCGAGTTTCGTTTGCATACGATCCGTGGACGCGGCCAGGCCCCTATACTTTCGGTTCCACGGGCCGAGCCTGGAATCACGGGATCGGCACGCTGGCGCTGCCGAGAGCGTCAAGCCGAACCGGACGAGCCGCTTTCGGGTTCGCGTAACACCCCTATCGGCGTCACGAGTCCGGGGACCGCGTTACGACGTCGCATCGCTCGGCTCACACCCGCAGCCACCGTCGTCGATCAGTTCCTGGACGGTCCCGTGTGTCCCGCAGTCGGTACAGGTCACCGTGACGTCCACGTAGACGTCGGGCTCGCCGAGTGCGAGCGCGCCGGACGAGCGGAGCTGATCGAGCGTGTTCTCCGTGACGGCGACTGTCCGATTCCGGAGCGCGGCGATCCGCTGGGCACCGCTATCGACGCGATCGCTGTCGGTCCGTTCGGCCGACGCACGCTCGACGCCGAGACACTCCTTCAGATGTCGGTTGACCGTCTGGTACGACACGAAGTCCCCCTCGACCGCGTCGATGTCGACGCCACGGCGGTCGAGCCGACTGTGTGCCTGCGTCCGGACCCCCTGGCTCACCTCGTCGTCGGTGAGCAGTCGGTGGGTGTTCTCGACCTCGCCGTCGAGCGGGTTGAGTCCCTCGCGATCCATCGCGGTCCGGAGGACCGCCTGGTTGACGTAGTCGGCGAGCCCTCTGAGGCTGTAGCGCTCGTCCTCCCGCGTCCAGTACTCCTGGAGGTTCTCGGCCACCCGATCGAGTTCGTACTCGTCGATCACGCGATCGAGTTTACACGACGGGCCGCCCGCATTTCCCGATTTCGCGTCTGACTGTGCCATCGTGGGGCCATCTCGGGGACGAACCCGGATGAGTGTTGTGCTCGCAGCCCGCGTCGACGATCGACCCTGCTTGGGCATCGGCCGGACCCGAGTCCGTCGAGTCGGACAGCCGGAGCGATCCACCCACCACGCCGCCAACAGAACGACTAAGTGGCGGGCGATCACGGTTTCGGTCGCTATGAGTCTCGACGTGGCGGACGACGTGGCACTGGTGACGGCATCGAGCAGCGGCCTCGGGCGTGCGTCGGCCGCGGTGCTCGCCGAGGCGGACGCGAACGTGGTGCTCAACGGCCGGGACGAGGATCGACTCGACGAGGCCGTCACGGAGCTCGACGCGCTCGGTGAAGGTAACGTGGTCGGCGTCGCCGGCGACCTCACTCGGAAGGAGGACGTCGAGATCCTCGTGACGGCGACCGTCGAGGAGTTCGGCGGGCTCGACCACCTCGTGACGAGCGCGGGCGGGCCGCCGAGCGGCCCGTTCGTGGAGACCGACGACGAGGACTGGTATCACGCGTTCGACCTCCTCGTGATGAGCGTGGTTCGACTGGTCCGCGAGGCCGCCCCCCACCTCCAAGACGGCGACGGCGGCACGATCGTGAACATCACCTCCCGAAGCGTCAAGGAGGCCATCGACTCGCTGGTGCTCTCGAACTCGGTTCGGATGGGTGTCATCGGACTCGAAAAGACGCTCTCGAAGGAGCTCGCTCCCGACGTGCGGGCGAACGCGGTGTTGCCCGGTCCACACGAGACGAGCCGGATCGAGGAGCTCGTCGAACAGTCGGTCGAGCGCGGCGAGTACGACTCCTACGAGGAGGGGCTCGCGGCACGCGCCGAGGGGATCCCGCTCGAACGCATCGGCGAACCCCGGGAGCTCGGCGAGGTCGTCGCCTTCCTCTGTTCGCCGCGGTCGAGCTATCTGAACGGCGTCGCGATCCCGATCGACGGCGGTGCGGGGGCCGCAAACCTCTGAGCGGTCGCCGCTCGGTCGTCCGTCGATCGACGATCCCCCGAACCGAGCGCCCGAACGGCGGCCGGTATCGTGGCCGGGTCCACAATCTTCAATAGCGATAGCCGCGACACGCTGACGAGGCACATGAAACACGTTGATTTCGCCGCGGCGGAGACGTACGAGCCCGAGGAGGGCTGGCGTCGCGTCTCGCTCGCCGGCAGCGACCAGTTCACCTTCGAGTGGTTCGAGAAGCCGCCGGGCCACTCCTCGCCGATGCACGACCACGAGAACGAGCAGGTCTGCGTCGTGCTGGAGGGTGAGATCACCGTCCACACCGAGGACGATTCCGTGACGCTCGACCGCTTCGACTCGGTCCACCTCGAAGCGTGGGAGTCCCACCGGGTCGAGAACACCGGCGACGAACGGGCGGTCGCCATCGACGTCTTCGCCCCGGGTCGCGGCTTCGACTTCTGGACCGACCGCGACGGGTAATCCCTGTTCCCCGTGCGAGTCGTCGGTTCGGAGCGACGCTTTCGGCTCCCACGAACCGAACGCCGGTGGAAAGAGATCCGTCCGCGATTTGGCTTAGATCAAACAGCCCGATTTCGCGTGGCGACGAGCGAGATCGAGACCACTACCGAAGAGCACGTTCGATCGTCGGACGATGGTGCACGGACCAGGATTCGAGCGGATCGGGGTCAGTCGACAGAAACAGATCCAGTTAGATTTGGATGCTGAGACAAGTACGCCCCGTAAACTGCTTCCGATCGAATACAATCGGATATTCAGGACGAAAGTGTCGAAATAGAGCCCTTCAGCGACCAAAAGTCGTTTGAGAAACGATATGTGAATCCGATGTCGATGAATCGGATCGGGCCAGGCCCATCAGTAGTCTAAACTCTTTTGCCGAATTTCGATAAAAGTTATCAGCGAGTCCAGCTCCGCTTTCGTTCGCCGTCCGCCGTGATCACTGACGACGGGAACGAGCAGACGGATTCCTTCAAGGATGTGAGTTCTCGCTTTTGAGTGTCTTCTACGTGAAGTCCATCGTGCACTCGTCGGCAGTGTGGATCACGGGTCATGCTCTGACGTGCCGAGTGCCGACGAAACCGCAAGGCACAGTATTCGGGATCGAGTCACTCGGGATATGACACTCGGCGTCGCCACGGTCCTTCGCGAGTCGCTCCGGCGGCTGGCGACCGGCCCAGCGTTGCTCCTCCTCCTCGCGCTCGCCGTGATCCAGACGATCGCCGCACTCCTCGCCGGACCGGTCTATCGCGTCGCGCCCGACGCGGTACTCTCGGGGACCGGCGACCCGTTCGACCTCGCGCTCGAACCGGTTCCTCTGGTGGGGCTCGCGCTCGTCTGCGTGGTCGCGGGCTACGTCGGCCTCGTCACGATCCGCGTGTTCGCGACCCGGTGGGGGGTCGTCGAGCGCGAGCACCTGACCCACGGGGTCGCCTCGGGACTCGTGAACTGGCTCGCGGGCGCGCTCGTCGTGGCCGCGTTCGTCGCGGTCGGGCTCGCTGTCTTGGTAGTGCCGGGCGCGTTCGTCCTCGGCGCACTCCTGCTCGCGCTGCCGTTCGTCGCGGTCGAGGACGCGAACGCCGTTTCGGCGCTCGCGCGGAGCTGGCGGGCCACCGACGGCCACCGGACGACGCTGCTCGCGCTCGCCGTCGCCGTGCTGCTGATCGACGCGGTCCTGTTCGTCGTCTCGGTTGCCCTCGCGACCGCGCTCGCGGGCTCGCTCGCGCCCCTCGGGCTGTTCGCCGGGATGTTCGCGGTCGCGATCGCGTTCGTCTTCCTCTGGATCGCGATGGCACGGACCTACGCGGGCCTCGACGACACCGCAGCCTGAGGGCACCGCTGCGAACGGGAGCACGGGTCGATGGCTTCCGCAAGCCCGTCGTTTAGGTCGCTCCCGACCGATGAACCGGTATGCCGTTCGACGCGACCATCACGTCGATCCACCGGATGACCCCGCGGGTGAAGCAGTTCGTGATCGAGGCCGACGAGGCGTTCGAGTTCGAGCCCGGCCAGCATACAACAGTACGATTCGAGCGCGACGATCCCGACGACGAGGAGGACGAACAGGTCGTCCGGCCGTACACGGCGACCAACACGCCCGGCAACGAGCGGCTCACGCTCGCGATCAAGCGCTACGACGACGGCACCGCGTCGGTGTACATGCACGAGCGCGAGGTCGGCGACGTCGTGACCCTCGGCGACCTCGGCGGCAATCTCACCCTCCGCAACGCCGACGAGGACGTGGCCTTTGTCTCCACGGGGACGGGCATCACGCCGATGATCGCGATGCTCAAGGAGTACCTCGAGGTCGGCACCGGCGAAGTCGACTTCTTCTACGGCGAGAAAAGCCAGGAGAACGTCATGTATCGCGAGACTCTCGACCAGCTCGCGGCCGAACACGACGAACTGTCGGTGATATACTCGCTTTCTGACGAGGAGTGGGCCGGTCCGACCGGCCACGTCCAGGACCACCTCGACGACCGCCTCGACGGGCTCGACAGGGATTTCTACGTCTGTGGCGTCCCGGGGATGGTCGTCGACACCAAGGAGCGCCTCGCCGACCTCGGCGTCGACGACGATCGGGTGTTCTCCGAGGGGTGGGAGGACGGCGAGGTCGAGGACTGACCGATGGACGCCACCGCGATCGACCATCTCAACCTGCGCGTTCCGGCGGACGGTCCCGAGGAAGCGGTCGAGTTCTACGGCGACCGGCTCGGGTTCACCATCGAGGGGATGGACCGGTACGAGGCCGACGAGAAGCCGTTCTTCGACGTTCGGCTCGCCCCGGCACACGTGCTCCATCTCTGGCCGACCGAGGAGTTCGAACCCCCATCCGGGAACGGGTTCAACCACGTGGCGATCCTGATCGACGACGAGGTCGCGACGGTCGAACGTCAGCTCGACGAAGCGGGCGTGACGATCGAGAACCGACACGATTCGCCGCTCGGGGCGACCGGGCGTGCGCCGGCGGTGTACGTCGAGGACCCCTTCGGCTACCGGATCGAACTGAAGGCAACGATCGAGGAGTAGCGAGACCGGCGTCGTCGAATCGGTCGTCGTCGCCCGGTCGGTCACGATCCGAAACGGTGGTTCACAACACCGCGTCGTACACCGCCGCGAGCGCGTCGACCGCGCGCTCGACACCCATCGACTCGCGCCGCGAGAGGCAGGTCTCGGCGAGCCGGTCACGTTCGGCGAGCGCCCGGTCGAGCGCGGCGCGAAAGCCTGCGACGTCGCCGGGATCGTAGTGATAGCCCGTCGCGTCCTCGTCGATGGTTTCGACGAGCGCGCCCGCCTCGACGCCCACGACCGGTGTCCCACAGGCCATCGCTTCGAGCGCGACGAGGCCCTGGGTCTCCACCGGGCTCGGAAAGGCGAAAACGTCGAGCGCGGAGTAGAACGCGGGGAGTTCCTCACGATCGAGAAAGCCGAGGAAGCGAACGTCGGCGTCGCTCCCCGCGACCTGCTCCTCCAAGGTTTTGCGCGCTGGACCGTCGCCACCGAAGAGCAGGACGGCGTCGGTGCCGTCGATCGCCCGAACGAGGTCCGAGAGTTGTTTTTCGAAGCCGTGACGGCCGGTGTAGCCGACGAGGGGGCGCTCGCCCCTCCCGGGGAGATCGTGGCGCGCACGGAACGCCGCGGCGTCGGTCGGCGCGAACCGATCGACGTCGATCCCGTTGGCGACCGTCGAAACGGGGCCGACACCGCGAGCTTCGAGGTCGGCCTTCGCGGTGTCGCTCGGCGCGATCACGTGGTCGGCGCGGTCGAGGAACCACCGCTCGTAGGCGTTGCCGGCGCGGGCGACGCCGTTCATCAGCCAGCCCTCCGCGAGATAGCCGGCGTACTCCGCGGCCGGGGTGTGATACGAAGCGACCAGCGGCCGGTCGGTCCGGCGGGCGAGTCGGAGCCCCGCGAGCCCCACCCCGAACGGCGAGTGGGCGTGGACGATGTCGATGTCCCGAACCGCGTCCGGAACGGTGGGTGCGCCGAGTCGGAACCCCTCGTAGAACGGGAACGGGAGGCTTCTGACCGGGTGTTCGCCGGTGTCGGGGTCGTGCGAACTCCCCGGGTACACCACGTCCATCCGGCCGCCGCGACCGAGCCAGCGTTCGCGCCACGTCCGGATGGTGTACGTGGCGCCGTTCACCGTCGGGAGGTAGGTGTCGGTGAACGCGGCGACGTCTGGTGGCATCGGCGGTGGTTCACGCAGGACGGATTAAGCCGTTGTGACTTCGCGGTAGATCGCCGACAGCTCCGCACCCACCCGTTTCAGTCCGTGTTCGGCCGCGGTTTCGCGTGCGTTCGCCCCGAGACGCTCGCGGAGTGCGGGGTCGTCGGCGAGTCGATCGAGTGCCGCGCGGAACTCGCTCGCCGAGGCACACTTCAGGCAGTCCTCGCCGTGGGTGAAGAACTCCTCGAACACCGGAATGTCGCTGATGACGACCGGTTTGCCACAGGCCATCGCCTCCAGCACGACGAGACCCTGGTTCTCGTCCTTCGTCGGGAAGCAGAACACGTCGCCAGCGCCGAACGCGCCGCGCTTGTCGTCGATCCACCCGGTGAAGGTGACGTTTTCGGGAGGGTCGCTCGTCCAGCGTTTCACCACCGACGAGCCGTGCGGGCCGGTGTCGTACGCCCCGAACCATGCGAACTCGTGGTCGGTCGCCTCGGCCAGCCGGCAGAACGTCGTGAGACCCTTGCGCTCGAAGACGCTGCCGACCGCGAACACGACCGTGCCGTCGAGATCGTATCGATCGCGGTACTCGCCGCGAAGCGACTCGTGGCCCGCGAGCGCATCGCGATCGACGCCGTTGGTGATCGTCCTGATGGGGGCGTCGACGGGGTAGCCTTCGAGCAGTCCCTTCGTGTACTGGCTCGGACACAGCACGAGATCGGCCAGGGAGTAAAACCACCGGAGGTATCGGCCGAGCGCGGGGGCCACTTGTGAGGAAAACCGGAACGACTCGCCGAAGTCCTCGGCGGTCATGTGGGCGTGGAGGACGAGCGGAATTTCATACCTGCGAGCGTGGCGGGCGACCGCGAGGCTCCCCGGACCGGGCGCATGACAGTGCGCGAGGTCGTACTCGGCGAAAGGACCCTCACCCGACGCGAGCGACCTGGCGGCTGTGGGGAGGTCGCCGCCGCGCCACGGCGACGTCACGACCCCGATATCGGTGGCGGCGAGCGCCTGGCGCTGCTGGGCGGCGGCGGTGGCCCAGCCGCTGCGTTCGAGCACGCCTTCGAGTTCGAGGTAGTTGAGCGCGCGCACATCCGATCCGCGACGGCGGGCCGAATAACTCCACCGGAACGCGAAGGCAAGACCGATGTACGCCGGCGGTGAACCACCGTCGAACGGCTCCGGCCGACCGCAACGATGACCCTCGCCGACGAACGCATCGAACGCCTCCACGCGCTCGCCGCCGACGCCGCGAGCGCGGGCCACGACGATCGCGCGAAGGAGTACGTCCGGATCGCGCGCCGGGTCGCCGAACGGAACCGCCGGTCGCTGCCGCGTCGGTTCAAACGCTTCTCGTGTGACGTCTGCGACGCCTACCTCCGACCGGGCCGGAACTGTCGGGTTCGGACCCGGGACGGCCACGTTGTCATCACGTGTGAGTGCGGTTCGCAGGCGCGCTACCCGTATAGGTAGGCTTACGTCCGACCGGCGACGACGGCGGAGCATGACAAAGGACGAGCGAACGCTCAGAGAGCGTGCCCACGAGGTCGATGCCACGCTCCGGGTCGGGAAAGGCGGCGTCGACGCGGTCGCCGGAGAACTCGAAAGTCAGCTCCGCGATCGCGACCTCGTGAAGGTGAAGTTCCTCCGGGCGGCGCGCGGCGGGACGACGACCGACGAGTTGGCCGAGCGGCTGGCGGAGCAGGCTGCGGCCGACGTGATCGAAACCCGGGGCAACACCGCCACGTACCACTGATGGAGACCGGTATACTGTCGGGGTTGGTGTTGCAGCTTGGACAATCGACGGGCAACGGGACCGACGGGAACGAGACCGGGAACGTCACCGTCGAGGGGATCGGGCCGGTCGGCCGGACGCTGCGTGAGTTCGGCGTCCCGTATCCGAAACTCCTCGGCGCGGCGATCTCGTTCGTGGTCGCGCTGATCGTGGCCTACGCGCTCGGCCGGGCGATCGTCGTCCCGCTGTTCGGCCGGGCGCTCGACCGTCGTGGTCTCGATGCCCACGAGAAAAAGCCGATTCAGCGGCTTCTGAAGGTCCTGCTCTTTTTCGTCGCACTCGCGGTCGCGTTCAAGGCCGCCCGTCTCAGTGGGTTTTTCACCTCGATCGCAGCGATCGCCGCGGCCGCGACGCTCGCGATCGGGCTCGCGCTCCAAGACACCCTCTCGAACTTCGTCGCGGGCGCGTTCATCTACGCCGACCGGCCGTTCCGGATCGGCGACTGGATCGAGTGGCCGGGCGGGAGCGGGACCTACGCCGGCGTGGTCGAGGACATCACGTTCCGGGTCACCCGCGTGCGCACCTTCGACAACGAACTCCTCACGGTGCCGAACGCCGTGCTGACCGGGGGTGTCATCAAGAACCCGGTGGCGAACGACGAGCTTCGGATCACGTTCACCTTCGGGATCGGCTACGAGGACGACATCGAGCAGGCGACCGACATCATCCTCGACGAGGCCAAGAAACATCCCGACATCCTCGACGACCCGGTCCCCACGGTTCGGATGAGCGACGCCGCGCTCGCGGACTCCTACGTGGGCCTGGTCTCGCGCTTCTGGATCGCGAACCCCAACCGGGCCGACTTCCTCCAGATACGGGGCGAATACGTGAAAAACGTCAAGCAGCGCTTCGACGAGGCCGGCATCGACATCCCCTACCCGCAGGTCGACCTCTCGGGCGGTGTCGCCGTCGAGAGCCAGTCACGGATCGAACAGCTCGAGTGATCGGTCGCGTCGGCCGTCCCGTCAATCGTCGCAGACCACCGGTTCGGCGCTGGCTTCCGGTTCGGCCTCGGGCGTGATCTCGTAGAGGTTCTGTCGCGCGTCGGCGAAGTAGACGTCCTC
This Halococcus agarilyticus DNA region includes the following protein-coding sequences:
- a CDS encoding oxidoreductase, translating into MSPDLDTPGELAGLDLRNRLYRAPLLECAGEGPEAVDRLIDELEPAAAAGVGLICQGAMPVRREGGRVAPNMTHLASSGRAEDLRRLTDTVHDHGARIVAQLDHGGIRTLETWHRPYRAENPDLRQLAVSEPPRLLRLAARAGLLDYDCDVLSTEAVYDLAADFGRSAEYAAAAGYDGVHLAGANMGIVQQFLSPYYNRRSDEFGGSFEGRVRFLELVHDEIRERVGDFPVMTKVPVETAAPPFVRPRLSLAAGIRIAERAERIGFDAVAPVRGSTFWDLSLVRGEHPEQAWSDGRFQADYEAVFGSRVRARLVALANRLQARFYDFESAWNADLCRRVREATSLPVLCEGGIRGRAEMDALVGSACDLVGVGRPFYAEPRLPARLLDVDTNAASEPGEDPHAVCENCNNCAIPQVTGARGVCRTPAVLEAAGELRQAGAYERSRSDEHDRSNTSRTK
- the gatD gene encoding Glu-tRNA(Gln) amidotransferase subunit GatD, yielding MNPGDRVRLTHDGRTHEGVLLPSTTDDHAVLKLNGGYNVGIERAGTTVEVVEADVYDVGDDRAEDGSTVEFDDDLPTVALISTGGTIASTVDYRTGAVTAQFDAEDVLRAVPDLAGRANYRGRVVANILSENMTPDIWQDLARAVHEEIEAGADGVVVMHGTDTMQFSASALAFMLDTPVPVVFTGSQRSADRPSSDNVMNAVCAVEAAKSDCAEVLVCMHASESDDRCALHRGTRVRKNHTSRRDAFETVGAEPLGTVAYGGDDDSVDVSFRRQYAERGAVGLDIAPDLATDVELVKFTPGTSEAVLDGVEGSAGLVIEGTGLGHVHTDWIPRITELVEGGTEVVMTSQCLGGRVCDRVYDTGRDLLDAGVIEGEDLLPGTAKVKLMWALANSEDVAATMASPLVGELTERSVPPENHTIEEAW
- a CDS encoding GNAT family N-acetyltransferase, with protein sequence MGATDITIRQARPDDYEGVAKFTRETWADRESGDYIPEIYHEWIAGDGDRQRTFLADAGDDVAGICQGVCLSDHEAWAQGMRVNPDYRGEGLSTQLNDALFRWARERGATVVRNMVFSWNAAGLGGSRAVGFAPLCEFRWAHPDPDPDATLPEPYTITADADAAWSFWRRSDAQSALSGLALDADESWAMAELTREGLHRAADETRVFAVSREDDTTAEGGVSTSEASGGSSEQGSDGADREDDGTRAMAHRVRDYERETDGGIEQWAEYGVGAWTDLGAARALFRAISADAAAVGADRTRVLVPETPRHVSDAAAAHVAMGENPDFVLEAALV
- a CDS encoding M24 family metallopeptidase; this translates as MQTKLGRLDRLLDDRDLASVWFGRPNTFAWLLGGSNVVSDGAAVGVAAVGYDGDGLTVVTDNIEAPRLRAEELPDGVAVESADWYAADLGEAVAERSPTPAAADFDVPGFESVDAGDLRQPLTEADVAAYRELGRDTAAAVESVCRDLDPGDTERAVAGRLAGVLAERSIAALVVLVGGAERAQQYRHYTPSDAELGEYALVSVTARRAGLHASCTRTVAFDPLSWLDDRHATATRVETSALAATREVGREDGVASDVFERIQSAYAALDRPDEWRAHHQGGAAGYAGREWIATPTLDAPVRLPMGYAWNPTVQGAKSEDTVLVTDEGFEPLTTTGEWPTRTAEAVGADVELERHGVLRL
- the rdfA gene encoding rod-determining factor RdfA, which translates into the protein MAQSDAKSGNAGGPSCKLDRVIDEYELDRVAENLQEYWTREDERYSLRGLADYVNQAVLRTAMDREGLNPLDGEVENTHRLLTDDEVSQGVRTQAHSRLDRRGVDIDAVEGDFVSYQTVNRHLKECLGVERASAERTDSDRVDSGAQRIAALRNRTVAVTENTLDQLRSSGALALGEPDVYVDVTVTCTDCGTHGTVQELIDDGGCGCEPSDATS